Proteins encoded together in one Candidatus Woesearchaeota archaeon window:
- a CDS encoding DNA repair exonuclease produces MHNEKPLSKQKSGDQRKTIKEAPSPMTEPLVFAHLADLHIGAWREQKFNTLTIDAFNKAIDFCLARHVAFILFSGDLFNTALPNIDHLKQVIIKLKECKAQNVPVYCIPGSHDFSPSGKTMLDILDEAELLTNVVKGSVQDGKLKLSFTIDKKTGVKITGMIGKRGALEKHYYEDLDRAALEEEPGKKIFMFHSAITELKPAELAQMDSAPISFLPKGFDYYAGGHVHIVKDTTLPGYRNVVYPGPLFPATFRELETLKQGSFCIVEDWKLHRIPHKIKNVTALTIDAEGKDPAGVEQDIRERLSTIDPTDAIILLRIEGTLHSGSPADIPFSNIIHELIQKGAYHVAKNTVKLTSKAFEAITVTSKSAGEVEEQVLTEHKGSFGNLSTVGLTKEDEISLAKSLLHALSEDQHEGEKKYEYEDRVKTTAQELIKQTLRKPQQSRKPS; encoded by the coding sequence GTGCATAACGAAAAACCGCTTTCGAAACAAAAGAGCGGTGATCAACGAAAAACCATCAAAGAGGCACCAAGCCCCATGACAGAACCCCTCGTTTTCGCCCACCTCGCAGACCTTCATATTGGCGCTTGGCGAGAGCAAAAATTCAACACCCTCACGATTGACGCATTCAACAAAGCAATCGATTTCTGCCTCGCAAGACACGTCGCCTTCATCCTCTTCTCCGGCGACCTCTTCAACACAGCACTCCCTAACATTGACCACCTCAAACAAGTCATAATCAAACTCAAAGAATGCAAAGCACAAAACGTTCCGGTCTACTGCATTCCAGGAAGCCACGACTTCAGCCCAAGCGGCAAAACCATGCTTGACATACTCGACGAAGCAGAACTCCTCACCAACGTCGTCAAAGGAAGCGTGCAAGACGGCAAGCTCAAACTCTCATTTACCATCGACAAAAAAACCGGCGTGAAAATAACAGGGATGATAGGCAAACGCGGCGCGTTGGAAAAGCATTACTACGAAGACCTCGACCGCGCAGCTCTTGAAGAAGAACCCGGCAAGAAAATCTTCATGTTCCACTCAGCAATCACCGAACTAAAACCAGCGGAGCTTGCTCAAATGGACTCAGCGCCCATCTCCTTCCTTCCCAAAGGCTTCGACTACTACGCAGGAGGGCACGTTCACATCGTCAAAGACACCACTCTTCCCGGGTATCGCAATGTCGTCTACCCCGGCCCCCTCTTCCCCGCAACCTTCAGAGAGTTGGAAACGCTCAAGCAAGGAAGCTTCTGCATCGTCGAAGACTGGAAGCTACACCGCATCCCTCACAAAATCAAAAACGTTACGGCATTAACTATCGACGCAGAAGGCAAAGACCCCGCCGGCGTCGAGCAAGACATACGAGAACGCCTCTCCACCATAGATCCGACCGACGCAATCATCCTTCTCAGGATCGAAGGAACCCTCCACTCGGGAAGCCCAGCAGACATACCCTTCTCAAACATCATTCACGAACTCATTCAAAAAGGCGCGTACCATGTAGCGAAGAACACGGTCAAGCTCACCAGCAAAGCATTCGAAGCCATCACCGTCACGAGCAAATCAGCTGGAGAAGTTGAAGAACAAGTCCTGACAGAGCATAAAGGATCGTTTGGAAACCTCTCCACGGTAGGGCTCACCAAGGAAGACGAAATCTCCCTTGCAAAATCGCTTCTCCACGCGCTCAGTGAAGACCAGCATGAAGGAGAAAAAAAGTACGAATATGAAGACAGAGTAAAAACGACGGCTCAAGAACTCATCAAGCAAACGCTCCGAAAACCTCAACAAAGCAGAAAACCATCCTAA